In one Nocardioides sp. NBC_00368 genomic region, the following are encoded:
- a CDS encoding glycosyltransferase codes for MRTPVSIVCVYNDPAVLESCLEASVKAGPEASRQTEVIPVDNVSGEFASAGAALNHGARLARNEVVVFVHQDVYLHSLPALEAAAATLLADPAIGVLGAVGVSHRGEVIGAMRDRVVPLGRSTSVPVDVDSLDEVLFMVTRSQVLREPLSESPDLAWHAYAVEYCLRMRASGRRAAAVDIPLTHNSMTTNLARLDVAHRSVGHAYAGLVPVRTTCGIVGGEHGATSWPVRRARGARRFLGESVSARRVTRSLRSVARPVRGQVVLADIRLLVDDVARLAGSSSIRVIDPSRDGTVGEAEGLERNGVPFSAATLRWPGVVAAVAATAPDQLLLVSGLRPEEIAPLAATASAPYVVGLARDTGLWLLVGVEPAVLASLWSRPRNRAFFVG; via the coding sequence GTGCGTACACCGGTATCCATCGTCTGCGTCTACAACGACCCGGCGGTGCTGGAGTCGTGTCTGGAAGCCTCGGTCAAGGCCGGTCCGGAAGCATCACGGCAGACCGAGGTGATCCCCGTCGACAACGTCTCGGGTGAGTTCGCGAGCGCCGGTGCGGCGCTGAACCACGGCGCCCGGCTGGCGCGCAACGAGGTCGTCGTCTTCGTCCACCAGGACGTCTACCTGCACTCGCTGCCCGCGCTGGAGGCCGCCGCCGCGACCCTGCTCGCCGATCCGGCGATCGGGGTGCTGGGAGCGGTCGGGGTCAGCCACCGCGGCGAGGTCATCGGCGCGATGCGCGACCGGGTCGTCCCGCTCGGCCGATCCACCTCGGTCCCGGTCGACGTCGACTCGCTCGACGAGGTGCTCTTCATGGTCACCCGGTCCCAGGTGCTGCGCGAGCCGCTCTCGGAGTCGCCCGACCTGGCCTGGCACGCGTACGCCGTCGAGTACTGCCTCCGGATGCGCGCCTCCGGCCGCCGTGCCGCCGCCGTCGACATCCCGCTGACCCACAACAGCATGACCACCAACCTCGCCCGCCTCGACGTCGCCCACCGCAGCGTCGGGCACGCCTACGCGGGCCTGGTGCCGGTGCGTACGACCTGCGGGATCGTCGGCGGTGAGCACGGCGCCACCTCCTGGCCGGTCCGGCGCGCCCGCGGCGCGCGTCGGTTCCTGGGGGAGTCGGTCAGCGCCCGCCGGGTGACCCGCTCGCTCCGCAGTGTCGCGCGGCCCGTCCGTGGCCAGGTGGTGCTCGCCGACATCCGGCTGCTCGTCGACGACGTCGCCCGCCTCGCCGGCAGCTCCTCGATCCGCGTCATCGACCCCTCCCGCGACGGCACCGTCGGTGAGGCCGAGGGCCTCGAGCGCAACGGCGTCCCCTTCTCCGCCGCCACTCTCCGCTGGCCCGGTGTCGTCGCCGCCGTCGCCGCCACCGCCCCGGACCAGCTCCTCCTCGTCTCCGGCCTGCGCCCCGAGGAGATCGCCCCCCTCGCCGCCACCGCGTCCGCGCCCTATGTCGTCGGTCTCGCCCGCGACACCGGCCTCTGGCTCCTCGTCGGCGTCGAGCCTGCCGTCCTCGCCTCGCTGTGGAGCAGGCCGCGGAACCGGGCGTTCTTCGTGGGGTGA
- a CDS encoding acetyltransferase, with amino-acid sequence MTALVLVAASGLAGEVAAAASANEFRYDEIVAVDDNRERWGEVIGSVDGVGGAKVIGPVEVVTDCGADLVICAGAGTTRRRLAERLSGYGVAPERYATVVHPSASVPAGCVLGAGTVLLAGVVLTAGVRVGRHVVVMPNVVLTHDDIVGDYATLCAGVTLGGEVVIGEAAYLGMSSSVRQRTTVGADSVLGMGAVLLNDLPAGETWAGVPARSLNSRQELIW; translated from the coding sequence ATGACCGCGCTCGTTCTCGTAGCCGCGAGCGGGTTGGCGGGGGAGGTCGCTGCGGCGGCCTCGGCCAACGAGTTCCGCTACGACGAGATCGTCGCCGTCGACGACAACCGGGAGCGCTGGGGCGAGGTGATCGGCTCCGTCGACGGTGTCGGGGGCGCCAAGGTCATCGGCCCGGTCGAGGTCGTCACCGACTGCGGTGCCGACCTGGTGATCTGTGCCGGAGCCGGGACGACGCGTCGCCGCCTCGCCGAGCGGCTGAGCGGCTACGGGGTCGCGCCGGAGCGCTACGCGACCGTCGTCCATCCGTCGGCGTCCGTGCCGGCGGGCTGCGTGCTCGGCGCGGGGACCGTGCTGCTCGCCGGGGTCGTGCTGACCGCCGGCGTACGCGTCGGGCGCCACGTCGTCGTGATGCCCAACGTCGTCCTCACCCACGACGACATCGTCGGTGACTACGCCACCCTCTGCGCCGGGGTCACCCTCGGCGGCGAGGTCGTGATCGGTGAGGCCGCCTATCTCGGGATGAGCTCCTCGGTGCGTCAGCGCACCACCGTCGGAGCCGACTCCGTCCTCGGCATGGGAGCGGTCCTGCTCAACGACCTGCCCGCCGGGGAGACCTGGGCCGGAGTGCCCGCCCGCAGTCTCAATTCACGTCAGGAGCTGATCTGGTGA
- a CDS encoding DegT/DnrJ/EryC1/StrS family aminotransferase — MKVPFVDLGAQQSEIEDEVRLGLDRVFERTAFVGGPEVTAFENAYAAYVGADHCVGVGNGTDALELAMRALGVRPGGEVIVPANTFIATAEAATRIGAVPVPVDVDESHLLIDPAAVERAITPRTQAIAPVHLFGQTAFAEQLLPLAEAAGIAVIEDAAQSQGARRHGRPAGSLATVAATSFYPGKNLGAAGDAGAVTTSDPEIARMVRLLSAHGSETKYVHEVAGMNSRLDTVQAVVLSAKLARLEKWNELRRQAADRYHRLLDGIPGVRLPESAPGNVDVWHLYVVRVADRDRVLSALLDAGIGAGIHYPIPVHLTAAYASLGFGEGSFPVAEKAAREILSLPMFPHLSPEQQEYVADVLAAAVRHG, encoded by the coding sequence GTGAAGGTGCCGTTCGTCGACCTCGGGGCGCAGCAGTCGGAGATAGAGGACGAGGTACGCCTCGGGCTGGACCGCGTCTTCGAGCGCACCGCCTTCGTGGGCGGACCCGAGGTGACCGCCTTCGAGAACGCCTACGCGGCCTATGTCGGCGCCGACCACTGTGTCGGTGTCGGCAACGGGACCGACGCGCTCGAGCTCGCGATGCGGGCGCTGGGCGTGCGGCCCGGGGGCGAGGTGATCGTGCCCGCGAACACCTTCATCGCGACCGCCGAGGCGGCCACCCGGATCGGCGCCGTGCCGGTCCCGGTCGACGTCGACGAGTCGCACCTGCTGATCGACCCGGCCGCGGTCGAGCGGGCGATCACGCCGCGCACGCAGGCGATCGCGCCGGTGCACCTGTTCGGGCAGACCGCGTTCGCGGAGCAGCTGCTCCCGCTCGCCGAGGCTGCGGGGATCGCGGTGATCGAGGACGCCGCACAGTCCCAGGGGGCCCGGCGTCACGGCCGGCCGGCGGGCTCGCTCGCGACCGTCGCGGCGACCAGCTTCTACCCGGGCAAGAACCTCGGCGCGGCCGGCGACGCGGGTGCCGTGACGACCTCCGACCCGGAGATCGCCCGGATGGTCCGGCTGCTCTCGGCGCACGGCTCGGAGACCAAGTACGTCCACGAGGTCGCCGGGATGAACTCCCGCCTCGACACCGTCCAGGCCGTCGTGCTCTCCGCCAAGCTGGCCCGCCTGGAGAAGTGGAACGAGCTGCGCCGACAGGCGGCCGACCGCTACCACCGTCTTCTCGACGGCATCCCCGGCGTCCGTCTGCCAGAGTCCGCGCCGGGCAACGTCGACGTCTGGCATCTCTACGTGGTGCGGGTCGCTGACCGTGACCGGGTGCTGTCGGCACTGCTGGACGCCGGGATCGGCGCCGGGATCCACTATCCGATCCCGGTGCATCTGACGGCTGCGTACGCCTCGCTGGGGTTCGGTGAGGGTTCCTTCCCGGTGGCGGAGAAGGCCGCGCGGGAGATCCTGTCGCTGCCGATGTTCCCGCACCTGAGCCCGGAACAGCAGGAGTACGTCGCCGACGTGCTCGCCGCGGCGGTGAGGCATGGGTGA
- a CDS encoding oligosaccharide flippase family protein produces MPDTQHGHGRPHTALAWSIANTAVTKLGTMVVGILVARLLGPESYGTYAVAFLALMAVLSFNELGVSLAIVRWKDDPREIAPTVTTISVAASVLIAAGMVLGAGPYARAMGEPDAAVLVALFAVPVVLSGITATPAALLQRNLMQGKRMLIDQMATLVAVPVMLGLALAGAGPFSLVIGHLLGVAVTTVMFLRMSPLPWRMGLSRSHAVALLRFGTPLAVTSILVFAVGFADQIVIGSALGATALGFYVVAFNLSSWPVTMLSKPLRQVTPVIFSRLQRDPEGMRHAFSRLSALVLTVTLPGCSALAALAPEVIRLVYGQVWLAAAAPLLWLGALAVLRISFELAYDFLVIAGSTRSLMTIQIVWLVALVPALLAGATWDGVGGVGLATFAVGLVVILPLHLFYLARAGIGLGGLAAGAALPAVGAVAVWVAAIGLRAAQPSVWVTCAVTGLVLAAVWAVLLRRRREDVRWFRSGAGSPTPTEPPSTRSEDVHV; encoded by the coding sequence GTGCCTGACACCCAGCACGGACACGGCCGCCCCCATACGGCCCTCGCCTGGAGCATCGCGAACACCGCCGTGACGAAGCTCGGCACGATGGTCGTCGGCATCCTCGTCGCGCGGTTGCTCGGGCCGGAGAGCTACGGCACGTACGCCGTCGCCTTCCTCGCCCTGATGGCGGTGCTGAGCTTCAACGAGCTCGGGGTGAGCCTCGCGATCGTGCGCTGGAAGGACGACCCGCGCGAGATCGCGCCGACGGTGACCACGATCTCGGTCGCCGCGAGCGTGCTCATCGCCGCGGGGATGGTGCTCGGGGCCGGTCCCTACGCGCGGGCGATGGGCGAGCCGGACGCGGCGGTGCTGGTGGCGCTCTTCGCCGTCCCGGTGGTGCTCAGCGGGATCACCGCCACCCCTGCGGCGCTGCTGCAGCGCAACCTGATGCAGGGGAAGCGGATGCTCATCGACCAGATGGCCACGCTCGTGGCGGTGCCGGTCATGCTGGGCCTGGCGCTGGCCGGCGCGGGCCCGTTCTCGCTGGTCATCGGGCATCTCCTCGGCGTGGCCGTCACCACCGTGATGTTCCTGCGGATGTCGCCGCTGCCGTGGCGGATGGGGCTCTCCCGGTCGCACGCGGTCGCGCTCCTCCGCTTCGGCACGCCGCTCGCGGTGACCAGCATCCTGGTCTTCGCGGTGGGGTTCGCCGACCAGATCGTCATCGGCAGCGCGCTCGGCGCGACCGCGCTGGGGTTCTACGTCGTCGCCTTCAACCTCTCCAGCTGGCCGGTCACGATGCTGTCGAAACCGTTGCGGCAGGTCACACCGGTGATCTTCTCCCGGCTGCAGCGCGACCCGGAGGGGATGCGGCACGCCTTCTCCCGGCTCTCCGCGCTGGTGCTGACCGTGACGCTCCCGGGCTGCTCGGCGCTGGCCGCGCTGGCGCCGGAGGTGATCCGGCTGGTCTACGGTCAGGTCTGGCTGGCGGCCGCGGCCCCACTTCTCTGGCTCGGCGCGCTGGCGGTGCTGCGGATCTCCTTCGAGCTCGCCTACGACTTCCTGGTGATCGCCGGCTCGACCCGCAGCCTGATGACGATCCAGATCGTCTGGCTGGTCGCCCTGGTGCCGGCGCTGCTGGCGGGGGCGACCTGGGACGGCGTCGGCGGTGTCGGTCTGGCCACGTTCGCGGTCGGGCTCGTCGTCATCCTGCCGCTGCACCTCTTCTACCTCGCCCGGGCCGGGATCGGGCTCGGAGGCCTCGCGGCCGGAGCCGCCCTGCCAGCCGTCGGCGCTGTCGCCGTCTGGGTGGCGGCGATCGGGCTGCGTGCCGCACAGCCGTCGGTCTGGGTGACCTGCGCGGTCACCGGTCTGGTGCTCGCCGCCGTCTGGGCGGTGCTGCTGCGGCGCCGGCGCGAGGACGTCCGCTGGTTCCGCTCCGGTGCCGGCTCCCCCACCCCGACCGAGCCCCCCTCGACCCGGAGCGAGGACGTCCATGTCTGA
- a CDS encoding NAD-dependent epimerase/dehydratase family protein: MTSLNGANVLVTGGAGTIGSTIVDQLLAEGVAHVDVLDSLIRGRKANLDDALASGRVTLVEGDIRDRDLVGDLTAGKDLVFHQAAIRITLCAEEPRLANEVLVDGTFNVVEAAVSAGVSKLVYASSASVFGLAEEFPTPEGHHHNNNDTLYGAAKSYNEGLVRSFRAMHGLDYVGLRYFNVYGPRMDVHGAYTEVLVRWMERIADGKPPLIFGDGRQTMDFVCVPDIARANILAAASNVTEGVYNIASGTETSLLELAEALLRVMGASALEVEHGPERAVNGVTRRLASISAAREDLGWTPTIGLEDGLRQLVEWWRPLRSEIAAGRALQGGVS; encoded by the coding sequence ATGACATCTTTGAACGGTGCGAACGTGCTGGTGACCGGGGGTGCGGGCACGATCGGCTCGACCATCGTGGACCAGCTCCTCGCCGAGGGCGTGGCCCACGTCGACGTGCTCGACAGCCTGATCCGGGGCCGCAAGGCCAACCTCGACGACGCCCTCGCCTCCGGCCGGGTCACCCTGGTCGAGGGCGACATCCGCGACCGCGACCTCGTCGGTGACCTCACCGCCGGCAAGGACCTGGTCTTCCACCAGGCCGCCATCCGGATCACGCTGTGCGCCGAAGAGCCGCGCCTGGCCAACGAGGTGCTGGTCGACGGCACCTTCAACGTCGTCGAGGCCGCGGTCTCCGCGGGCGTCTCCAAGCTGGTCTACGCGTCCTCGGCCTCGGTCTTCGGCCTGGCCGAGGAGTTCCCCACGCCCGAGGGTCACCACCACAACAACAACGACACCCTCTACGGCGCCGCGAAGTCCTACAACGAGGGGCTGGTGCGGTCCTTCCGGGCGATGCACGGGCTCGACTACGTCGGGCTGCGCTACTTCAACGTCTACGGGCCGCGGATGGACGTGCACGGCGCCTACACCGAGGTGCTGGTGCGCTGGATGGAGCGGATCGCCGACGGCAAGCCGCCGCTGATCTTCGGCGACGGCCGGCAGACGATGGACTTCGTCTGCGTCCCCGACATCGCCCGTGCCAACATCCTGGCCGCCGCCTCCAACGTGACCGAGGGCGTCTACAACATCGCCTCGGGCACGGAGACCTCGCTGCTCGAGCTGGCCGAGGCGCTGCTGCGCGTGATGGGCGCCTCCGCCCTGGAGGTCGAGCACGGGCCCGAGCGTGCGGTCAACGGGGTCACCCGCCGGCTCGCCTCGATCTCCGCGGCCCGCGAGGACCTGGGCTGGACGCCGACGATCGGGCTCGAGGACGGGCTGCGGCAGCTGGTGGAGTGGTGGCGGCCGCTGCGCTCCGAGATCGCGGCGGGGCGGGCGCTTCAGGGTGGCGTCTCGTGA
- a CDS encoding Gfo/Idh/MocA family protein: MTDGEPLGVAVVGAGYWGPNLVRNFRNARDWTLVAVVDLDLERAQEVIGGGSDVLATTDLDEVLAREDVDAVAIATPARTHRGLVERALRAGKHVLVEKPLADDVESGRSMVEAARANGLVLMADHTYCYTPVVQKIRELVEDGSLGEILFVDSVRINLGLVQPDVDVFWDLAPHDLSILDFVLPGGLRPTGVAAQGSDPLGAGKACVGYLTLPLEGGAMAHVHVNWLSPTKIRQMVIGGSRRTLVWDDLNPQQRLSVFDRGVDLVQQSVDIADRAAATISYRLGDTWAPALPEYEALSRMVGEFAGAIRGERAPVTDGAAGLRVLSVLEAAQTSLRARGALVEVAAETPSLELIR, from the coding sequence ATGACTGATGGTGAACCGCTCGGCGTGGCAGTGGTCGGGGCCGGTTACTGGGGGCCGAACCTGGTCCGCAACTTCCGGAACGCACGGGACTGGACGCTGGTCGCGGTGGTCGACCTGGACCTCGAGCGGGCCCAGGAGGTGATCGGGGGCGGCTCCGACGTGCTGGCCACGACAGACCTCGACGAGGTCCTCGCCCGCGAGGACGTGGACGCGGTCGCGATCGCCACCCCGGCCCGGACGCACCGAGGGCTGGTGGAGCGGGCGCTGCGCGCCGGGAAGCACGTGCTGGTGGAGAAGCCGCTGGCCGACGACGTGGAGTCGGGACGCAGCATGGTCGAGGCCGCGCGGGCCAACGGTCTCGTGCTGATGGCCGACCACACCTACTGCTACACGCCGGTCGTGCAGAAGATCCGCGAGCTGGTCGAGGACGGCTCGCTCGGCGAGATCCTGTTCGTCGACTCGGTGCGGATCAATCTCGGCCTGGTGCAGCCCGATGTCGACGTCTTCTGGGACCTGGCCCCGCACGACCTCTCGATCCTCGACTTCGTCCTTCCGGGCGGGCTGCGCCCCACCGGGGTGGCCGCCCAGGGCTCCGACCCGCTGGGTGCCGGGAAGGCGTGCGTCGGCTATCTCACCCTGCCGCTGGAGGGCGGGGCGATGGCCCACGTCCACGTCAACTGGCTCAGCCCCACCAAGATCAGGCAGATGGTGATCGGCGGGAGCCGGCGTACGTTGGTCTGGGACGACCTCAACCCCCAGCAGCGGCTGAGCGTCTTCGACCGCGGCGTCGACCTGGTCCAGCAGAGCGTGGACATCGCCGACCGCGCCGCCGCGACGATCTCCTACCGCCTGGGTGACACCTGGGCGCCGGCGCTGCCCGAGTACGAGGCGCTCTCCCGCATGGTCGGCGAGTTCGCCGGGGCGATCCGGGGCGAGCGCGCGCCGGTCACCGACGGGGCCGCCGGGCTCCGTGTCCTCTCCGTCCTGGAGGCGGCCCAGACCAGCCTCCGAGCCCGTGGCGCCCTCGTCGAGGTGGCCGCCGAGACACCTTCCCTGGAGCTGATCCGATGA
- a CDS encoding DegT/DnrJ/EryC1/StrS family aminotransferase, whose amino-acid sequence MSRINVMQPWLGEEEVAAVTEVLRSGWVAQGPRVAEFERRFAASQQAAHAVATSSCTTALHLALVVAGVRPGDDVVVPSFSFIATANAAVYVGARPVFADVSAVTGNLTAKTVRAALTPRTTAVIVVDQGGVPVDLDAIREVCDPLGIVVIEDAACGAGSTYRGRPVGAGAEIAAWSFHPRKILTTGEGGMITTSREDWAARARKLREHAMSVSAADRHASLVSPPESYDEVGFNFRMTDLQAAVGLVQLSRLPEVVARRRELASVYAKAVAEIEGLRAVADPAWGTCNFQSFWIEVGSAYGLDREGLLTALAEAGISARRGIMAAHRQPAYASSGVSLPATERLTDTTLILPLFHQISDSEQARVIDVLRGERR is encoded by the coding sequence GTGAGCCGCATCAATGTCATGCAGCCCTGGCTGGGCGAGGAGGAGGTTGCCGCGGTCACCGAGGTGCTCCGCTCCGGCTGGGTCGCCCAGGGGCCGCGCGTGGCCGAGTTCGAGCGCCGCTTCGCCGCCTCCCAGCAGGCCGCGCACGCCGTCGCCACCTCGAGCTGCACGACGGCGCTCCATCTCGCACTGGTCGTCGCCGGAGTACGCCCCGGGGACGACGTCGTCGTCCCGTCCTTCTCGTTCATCGCGACCGCCAACGCTGCGGTCTACGTCGGTGCGCGGCCGGTCTTCGCCGACGTCTCGGCGGTGACCGGGAACCTCACCGCGAAGACCGTGCGGGCGGCCCTCACGCCGCGGACCACGGCGGTGATCGTGGTCGACCAGGGCGGGGTGCCGGTCGACCTGGACGCGATCCGGGAGGTCTGCGACCCGCTCGGCATCGTGGTGATCGAGGACGCGGCGTGCGGTGCCGGTTCGACCTACCGCGGCCGTCCTGTCGGCGCCGGTGCCGAGATCGCAGCCTGGTCCTTCCACCCGCGCAAGATCCTCACCACCGGCGAGGGCGGGATGATCACCACCTCGCGCGAGGACTGGGCCGCGCGGGCGCGGAAGCTGCGCGAGCACGCGATGAGCGTCTCGGCCGCCGACCGGCACGCCAGCCTGGTCTCCCCGCCGGAGTCCTACGACGAGGTCGGGTTCAACTTCCGGATGACGGACCTGCAGGCCGCGGTCGGCCTGGTGCAGCTGTCCCGGCTGCCGGAGGTCGTCGCCCGGCGGCGCGAGCTCGCCTCGGTCTACGCGAAGGCGGTCGCCGAGATCGAGGGGCTGCGCGCGGTCGCGGACCCGGCCTGGGGGACCTGCAACTTCCAGTCGTTCTGGATCGAGGTCGGCTCGGCGTACGGGCTGGACCGCGAGGGGTTGCTGACCGCCCTGGCCGAGGCCGGGATCTCGGCGCGGCGCGGAATCATGGCGGCGCACCGGCAGCCTGCGTACGCCTCCTCGGGTGTCAGCCTCCCGGCCACCGAGCGCCTCACCGACACCACCCTCATCCTGCCGCTCTTCCACCAGATATCGGACTCGGAGCAGGCGCGGGTCATCGACGTACTCCGGGGGGAACGTCGATGA